A genomic region of Populus nigra chromosome 11, ddPopNigr1.1, whole genome shotgun sequence contains the following coding sequences:
- the LOC133668675 gene encoding disease resistance-like protein DSC1 → MASSSAASHIWKYDVFLSFRGKDTRNNFTSHLYDALCRKKIKTFIDDGLERGEEITGALLRTIEESRISVIIFSRNYASSPWCVDELVKILECKKAYGQIVLPVFYDVDPSDVDEQTGSFGNAFAELERNFKQKMDKVPRWRAAIKSAADISGWDSHVIRPESRLVDQIVHHILKKLTYASSSDLKGLVGMDSRMKQIEALLCTQLPEVCVVGIWGMGGTGKTTIAGEIFNKIAREYEGHYFLANVREESQKNGGLFRMRDELFSKITEEENLHIRTPRIGHPFIKDRICRKKVLIVFDDVNDVDQIEMLLGGCESFGPGSRIILTSRDKQVLKKYSDKIFEVGELKYQEALHLFSLHAFKDNQPPHNYIELSGRAINYAKGNPLALKVLGSFLFGRTTEKWGSALNKVEKLTRQKVHSVLRISYEALDSEEKNIFLDIACFFRGDRVDFVKRILDGCGFKTDTGFSVLIDRCLIKISDDKVEMHDLLQEMAHEVVRKESPDELGRQSRLWSSKDVYQVLTNNLGTGKVEGIFLDVSKIRKIELSSTALERMYKLRLLKIYNSEAGVKCRVHLPHGLKSLSEELRYLHWDGYPLTSLPRKFCPENLVELNLSSSKVKQLWRGDQNLVNLKDVNLSNCEHITSLPDLSKARNLERLNLQFCTSLVMVPSSIQHLDKLNDLDLRGCTGLINLPSRINSRCLKSLNLSGCPNLKKSPETARKLTYLNLNETAIDELPRSIGELSGLETLNLKNCKLLVNLPENIYLLKSLLIADISGCSSISRLPDFSRNIRYLYLNGTTIEELPSSMGDLRELISLDLAGCNRLKNLPSAVSKLVCLEKLNLSGCSSITEFPKVSNNIKELYLNGTAIREIPSSIDCLFELAELHLRNCKQFEILPSSICTLRKLRRLNLSGCLQFRDFPEVLEPMVCLRYLYLEQTSITKLPSPIGNLKGLACLEVGNCKYLDHIACFGDLQLPKRCMDLDCLRKLSLDGCSLSQVPDSLGLLWSLEVLDLSGNNLRSIPRSINKLLELQYLGIRNCKRLESLPELPPRLSKLDADNCESLNYLESSSSTVVEGNIFEFIFTNCLSLRGINQILAYSLLKFQLYTKRLYHQVPDVPERACSFCLPGGATPECFSHQSWGSTITCQLSSHWAHSKFLGFSLCAVIAFHSFGHSLQVKCTYHFSNKHGDSDDLYCYLHGLYDEKRIDSDHILVGFDPCLVAKEDYMFSKYSEVSVEFQPEDMNGNLLPLEFCQVHECGLHLLYEDGIQDRDGLEAMFQAKRERFQSMRWEDYNVMRRTYEFLEEPDVSERVSSFCYHGDVTPEWFSHQSWGSTITCQLSSHWANSEFLGFSFCAVIAFYSFSHSLQVKCTYHFSNEHGDSHDLYCYLHGWYDEKRIDSDHVLVGLDPCLVAKEDYMFSKYNKVSVEFQPEDMNENLLPLEFCQVHECGVSVLDAEYKYGLETRLQARRARFQALRARLQATRRYI, encoded by the exons ATGGCATCTTCATCTGCTGCTTCTCATATATGGAAGTATGATGTGTTCCTTAGTTTTAGAGGCAAGGATACGCGCAATAATTTTACCAGCCATCTCTATGATGCTTTATGTCGTAAGAAAATCAAGACCTTCATTGACGATGGGCTtgaaagaggagaagaaattaCTGGTGCACTTTTGAGAACAATTGAAGAATCGAGAATTTCAGTGATAATATTCTCAAGAAACTATGCATCTTCTCCATGGTGTGTGGATGAACTGGTGAAGATACTTGAATGCAAGAAGGCATATGGGCAGATTGTTTTACCAGTTTTCTATGATGTGGACCCGTCTGATGTTGATGAACAGACAGGGAGTTTTGGGAATGCGTTTGCTGAgcttgaaagaaattttaagcaGAAGATGGACAAGGTTCCAAGGTGGAGAGCTGCCATAAAAAGTGCTGCCGATATATCCGGATGGGATTCACATGTCATTAG GCCAGAGTCGAGACTCGTGGATCAAATTGTGCATCatattttgaagaaattgaCTTACGCATCCTCAAGTGATTTGAAGGGCCTGGTCGGAATGGATTCACGCATGAAGCAAATCGAAGCCTTATTGTGCACACAGTTACCAGAGGTTTGTGTTGTAGGAATATGGGGCATGGGTGGTACTGGTAAGACAACTATTGCTGGAGAGATATTCAACAAGATCGCAAGGGAATATGAAGGTCACTATTTTCTTGCAAATGTGAGGGAGGAATCACAAAAGAATGGAGGATTATTTCGTATGCGAGATGAACTTTTCTCTAAAATAACAGAGGAAGAAAATCTACATATTCGCACTCCACGTATTGGGCACCCTTTCATTAAAGACAGGATCTGCCGTAAAAAGGTTCTGATTGTTTTCGATGATGTGAATGATGTAGATCAAATTGAAATGTTACTTGGAGGATGTGAGTCGTTTGGTCCAGGAAGTAGAATTATCCTAACATCTAGAGATAAACAGGTCCTTAAGAAATATTCAGACAAAATATTTGAGGTTGGGGAACTGAAATACCAGGAAGCTCTTCATCTCTTTAGTTTGCATGCATTTAAGGATAACCAGCCCCCACACAATTATATAGAGCTGTCTGGAAGGGCAATAAATTATGCTAAAGGTAATCCATTAGCTCTTAAAGTCTTAGGTTCCTTTCTATTTGGCAGAACTACAGAAAAATGGGGAAGTGCATTGAACAAGGTTGAAAAACTAACTCGGCAAAAAGTTCATAGTGTGTTGAGAATAAGTTATGAAGCACTTGATAGTGAAGAGAAGAATATATTTCTGGACATTGCATGTTTCTTTAGAGGGGATCGAGTTGATTTTGTGAAACGGATACTAGATGGCTGCGGTTTCAAAACAGATACTGGATTTAGTGTTCTCATTGACAGGTGTCTCATTAAAATTTCAGATGACAAGGTTGAAATGCATGATCTTTTGCAAGAAATGGCCCATGAAGTTGTTCGAAAAGAATCTCCTGACGAGCTAGGAAGACAAAGCAGATTGTGGAGTTCTAAAGATGTATATCAAGTGTTGACCAATAATCTG GGAACTGGAAAAGTTGAAGGGATATTCTTGGATGtttcaaaaataagaaaaattgagTTGAGTTCTACAGCCTTGGAAAGGATGTATAAACTTAGACtgctaaaaatttataattctgaAGCTGGAGTTAAATGCAGAGTGCACCTTCCTCATGGCCTCAAGTCTCTTTCCGAAGAATTGAGGTATCTCCATTGGGATGGATACCCTTTGACATCTTTGCCTCGCAAGTTTTGTCCAGAGAACCTTGTTGAGCTTAACCTATCATCTAGCAAGGTTAAGCAATTGTGGAGAGGAGACcag AATCTCGTCAATTTAAAAGATGTCAACCTCAGCAATTGTGAGCACATAACTTCCCTGCCAGACCTTTCGAAGGCCAGAAACCTTGAGAGATTGAATCTTCAATTCTGTACAAGTTTGGTTATGGTTCCTTCATCTATACAGCATCTGGACAAGCTTAATGATTTAGATTTGAGAGGCTGCACAGGCCTAATCAATCTGCCCAGTAGAATTAATTCAAGATGTCTGAAGAGTCTTAACCTTTCTGGTTGTCCAAATCTCAAGAAGAGCCCAGAGACTGCAAGGAAActaacatatttaaatttaaatgagacTGCTATTGATGAGCTTCCCCGATCAATTGGGGAACTCAGTGGACTTGAGACGTTGAATTTGAAGAACTGCAAACTCCTGGTTAATCTTCCAGAAAACATATATTTGTTGAAATCTCTTCTAATTGCTGACATCTCTGGCTGCTCATCTATCAGCAGGCTTCCTGATTTTTCGAGGAATATCAGATACTTGTACTTGAATGGAACTACAATAGAAGAACTGCCATCTTCAATGGGGGATCTAAGGGAACTCATTTCTTTAGATCTAGCTGGCTGCAACAGGTTAAAGAATCTGCCGAGTGCGGTTTCTAAGTTGGTATGTCTTGAAAAGCTTAATCTTTCTGGTTGCTCAAGTATCACGGAGTTTCCAAAggtttcaaataatataaaggAGCTGTATTTAAATGGGACAGCAATACGAGAGATTCCCTCTTCAATAGATTGTTTGTTTGAACTTGCTGAATTGCACCTGCGAAACTGCAAACAATTTGAGATTCTTCCAAGCAGCATCTGCACGTTGAGAAAACTGCGGAGGCTTAATCTCTCAGGTTGCCTCCAATTTAGGGATTTTCCAGAAGTTTTGGAGCCGATGGTATGTTTGAGATATCTCTATTTAGAACAGACAAGCATAACAAAGTTGCCTTCACCGATTGGAAATCTGAAGGGACTTGCCTGCTTGGAAGTGGGAAACTGCAAATATCTAGATCACATCGCATGTTTTGGTGACTTGCAATTGCCCAAGAGATGCATGGATTTAGATTGTTTGCGTAAGCTAAGTCTAGATGGTTGCAGTCTATCGCAAGTGCCGGACAGTCTTGGTCTTTTATGGTCACTGGAAGTGTTAGATCTAAGTGGAAACAATTTGAGGAGTATTCCTAGAAGCATCAATAAACTCTTGGAGTTGCAATATCTAGGAATAAGGAATTGCAAGAGACTTGAATCATTACCGGAGCTTCCACCACGGCTATCAAAGTTGGATGCAGACAATTGCGAGAGTTTGAATTATCTAGAATCAAGCTCATCAACTGTAGTTGAGGGGAAcatttttgaattcattttcACTAATTGCTTGAGTTTGCGTGGGATCAATCAAATCTTGGCGTACTCATTATTGAAATTTCAACTTTATACCAAAAGGTTATACCATCAG GTGCCCGATGTTCCAGAAAGGGCATGTAGTTTCTGCCTCCCTGGAGGTGCGACTCCGGAGTGTTTTAGCCATCAAAGTTGGGGATCTACAATAACATGCCAGCTGTCTTCACATTGGGCTCATAGCAAGTTCTTGGGTTTCTCTCTTTGCGCTGTCATTGCATTTCATTCTTTTGGCCATAGTTTGCAAGTTAAATGCACATATCACTTCAGCAATAAGCACGGTGATAGCGATGATCTCTATTGCTATCTCCATGGTTTGTATGATGAGAAGCGCATTGACTCAGATCACATACTCGTGGGATTTGATCCCTGCCTGGTTGCCAAAGAAGATTATATGTTTAGTAAAtacagtgaggtttcagttgaATTCCAACCGGAAGATATGAACGGCAATCTCTTACCATTAGAATTTTgtcaagtgcacgagtgtgggCTCCATCTACTGTATGAAGATGGGATACAAGATCGAGATGGATTGGAAGCAATGTTCCAAGCCAAGAGAGAAAGGTTCCAAAGCATGAGGTGGGAGGATTATAATGTCATGCGTAGGACCTATGAATTCTTG GAGGAGCCCGATGTTTCAGAAAGAGTATCTAGTTTCTGCTACCATGGAGATGTAACTCCGGAGTGGTTTAGCCATCAAAGTTGGGGATCTACAATAACATGCCAGCTGTCTTCACATTGGGCTAATAGCGAGTTCTTGGGTTTCTCTTTTTGTGCTGTCATTGCATTTTATTCTTTCAGCCATAGTTTGCAAGTTAAATGCACATATCACTTCAGCAATGAGCACGGTGATAGCCATGATCTCTATTGCTATCTCCATGGTTGGTATGATGAGAAGCGCATTGACTCAGATCACGTACTCGTGGGATTGGATCCCTGCCTGGTTGCCAAAGAAGATTATATGTTTAGTAAATACAATAAGGTTTCAGTTGAATTCCAACCAGAAGATATGAACGAAAATCTCTTACCATTAGAATTTTgtcaagtgcacgagtgtgggGTTAGTGTACTGGATGCCGAATATAAATATGGATTGGAAACAAGGTTGCAAGCCCGTAGAGCAAGGTTCCAAGCCCTTAGAGCAAGGTTGCAAGCAACGAGAAGGTATATTTAA